The Nostoc sp. 'Lobaria pulmonaria (5183) cyanobiont' DNA window TAAGGGGCGCAGGTAAAGGTATGGAATTTTCCCTTCCCCCTCTTCATGGCGATCGCGCGTTATTATCTGTAGCGCTTATCCGATGCGATAGATTTAGACTGAGCGAATCGCACCACTTATCTTGACAAGACCCCAACTATACAAAGATAGAACTTTTTCTGGAGAAATATCAATGATCATTTCAATGTATCAAGCTTCAATACCAGTGTTTATTCACACACTGAATAACCTTGTAGGTATTCTTGAAAAAGGTGCTACATACGCAGAAATCAAAAAAATAGATCAGCATGTGTTGCTCAATAGTCGTCTATTCCCAGATATGTTTCCATTGTCAAGACAAGTACAAATTGCCTCTGACATAGCAAAGAGAGGTGCCGCACAATTAGCAGGGGCAGAAGCACCCAAGTTTGAGGACAATGAAACTACATTGCCCGAACTTATTGACCGTGTTCAGAAAACTATCTCTTATTT harbors:
- a CDS encoding DUF1993 domain-containing protein, which encodes MIISMYQASIPVFIHTLNNLVGILEKGATYAEIKKIDQHVLLNSRLFPDMFPLSRQVQIASDIAKRGAAQLAGAEAPKFEDNETTLPELIDRVQKTISYLDTLKSEQIDGSEDKTITITQGDKSLSFEGMPFLLYFVLPNVYFHVTTTYDILRHCGVELGKKDFLGKP